A DNA window from Peptostreptococcaceae bacterium contains the following coding sequences:
- a CDS encoding YhbY family RNA-binding protein: MTGKQRGYLKALANGLGVKMQIGKDGITEAVLVQLGEILESKELVKVHVLENCSLTAKEAANEAADSLKAEFVQSIGRKFVIYRESKDNKTIELP; this comes from the coding sequence ATGACGGGAAAACAAAGAGGCTATCTTAAGGCATTGGCTAACGGCCTTGGTGTAAAGATGCAAATAGGAAAAGATGGAATCACTGAAGCCGTGTTGGTTCAATTGGGTGAAATCCTTGAGTCCAAAGAGCTCGTAAAGGTGCATGTCCTTGAAAATTGTTCCTTGACAGCCAAGGAAGCTGCTAACGAAGCGGCCGACAGTCTTAAAGCGGAGTTTGTACAGTCTATTGGAAGAAAATTTGTTATATATAGAGAATCAAAGGATAATAAGACTATAGAATTGCCGTAG